From the genome of Actinomycetota bacterium, one region includes:
- a CDS encoding DUF1365 family protein: MRSAIYTGTLTHARRTPAEHVFRYPVCMYAIDVDEVVHLDRSLRLFSYNRPGLLTLRDRDHLGDPMRPVGENVRAHLAGRGVDVQDVRITMLTNLRTAGYVFNPVTYFYVHGPDGNLRCVLAEVSNTFGERLPYLLTDAERIAPLRDEHAFRHDKRMHVSPFFPLEQEYIFRMGEPGETLNIRMDVLQGDERPFWAQLTGVRHPFTDRELGRALLRYPLMSQQVISLIHLEALKLWRKRVPVHRKPGFMPSEGSIAAAPDPADGSRDRGLRPIPDARPSPFAPVAKALALRGMRNPSGGWFELEMPDGTVHRMGSPANGPRFARVTVTSKDFFRRIARRGRVGFGEAYQAGDWLTDDLPAFLEMLALTAEDVRRRPPASLVPAAIAKRPRLPNPADLVRARRDVRYHYDLGNDLYEAFLDPSMTYSCAYFEHEGQPLEDAQQAKYRRLCEKLRIGPEHHVLEVGCGWGGFAIHAARERGCRVTGITLSTEQAAEARRRVAEAGLSDQIGIVICDYRQMQGAYDRIVSIEMIEAVGYDGLPAYFANLDRLLAPEGVIGIQAITVPDQRLERYRRGTDWIREYIFPGAFCPPLASMVDAMRTSSELQVEGIENIGIHYATTLRVWRERFMANADRVRGLGFSDEFIRTWEFYLAFCEAGFRTRALGDLQMVISRPYNEALPTTPEPRLSL; encoded by the coding sequence GTGAGGTCGGCTATCTACACGGGAACCCTCACGCATGCACGGCGCACGCCCGCCGAGCACGTGTTCCGCTACCCGGTGTGCATGTACGCGATCGACGTGGACGAGGTGGTCCACCTCGACCGCAGCCTGCGGCTGTTCTCGTACAACCGCCCCGGCCTGCTGACCCTGCGCGACAGAGATCACCTGGGCGATCCCATGCGCCCCGTGGGCGAGAACGTGCGCGCCCACCTGGCCGGCCGCGGCGTGGATGTGCAGGACGTGCGCATCACCATGCTCACCAACCTCCGCACCGCCGGCTACGTGTTCAACCCGGTCACGTACTTCTACGTGCACGGACCCGACGGGAACCTGCGCTGCGTGCTGGCCGAGGTGAGCAACACCTTCGGCGAGCGGCTGCCGTATCTCCTCACCGACGCCGAGCGCATCGCGCCGCTTCGGGACGAGCACGCATTCCGCCACGACAAGCGCATGCATGTGTCGCCGTTCTTCCCGCTGGAGCAGGAGTACATCTTCCGCATGGGCGAGCCGGGCGAGACCCTGAACATCCGCATGGATGTCCTGCAGGGCGATGAGCGGCCGTTCTGGGCGCAGCTCACCGGCGTGCGCCACCCGTTCACCGACCGCGAGCTGGGCAGGGCGCTGCTGCGCTACCCGCTCATGTCACAGCAGGTCATCTCACTCATCCACCTCGAGGCACTCAAGCTGTGGAGGAAGCGCGTGCCGGTCCACCGGAAGCCGGGGTTCATGCCGTCGGAAGGGTCGATCGCCGCCGCGCCTGACCCGGCGGACGGCTCGCGTGACCGTGGGCTAAGGCCGATCCCCGATGCCAGGCCCTCGCCGTTCGCGCCCGTGGCGAAGGCGCTGGCGCTTCGCGGCATGCGCAACCCCTCGGGCGGATGGTTCGAGCTCGAGATGCCCGACGGCACCGTGCACCGCATGGGATCGCCCGCGAATGGCCCGCGCTTCGCGAGGGTGACAGTCACCAGCAAGGACTTCTTCCGCAGGATCGCCCGTCGCGGCCGCGTGGGGTTCGGCGAGGCCTACCAGGCCGGCGATTGGCTGACCGACGACCTCCCGGCGTTCCTCGAGATGCTGGCGCTCACGGCAGAGGACGTCCGCCGCCGCCCGCCGGCATCCCTGGTGCCCGCGGCCATCGCCAAGCGCCCGCGGCTTCCCAACCCGGCCGACCTGGTGCGCGCCCGCCGCGACGTGCGGTACCACTACGATCTCGGCAACGACCTCTACGAGGCTTTCCTCGACCCGTCGATGACCTACTCGTGCGCGTACTTCGAGCACGAGGGGCAGCCGCTCGAGGACGCCCAGCAGGCCAAGTACCGGCGCCTGTGCGAGAAGCTGCGCATCGGGCCCGAGCACCACGTGCTCGAGGTGGGCTGCGGGTGGGGCGGGTTCGCCATTCACGCCGCCCGCGAGCGCGGCTGCCGGGTGACCGGCATCACGCTGTCCACCGAGCAGGCGGCCGAGGCGCGGCGCAGGGTGGCGGAAGCGGGGCTCTCCGACCAGATCGGCATCGTCATCTGCGACTACCGCCAGATGCAGGGCGCCTACGACCGCATCGTGTCGATCGAGATGATCGAGGCCGTGGGGTACGACGGCCTCCCCGCCTACTTCGCCAACCTCGATCGCCTGCTCGCACCCGAAGGGGTGATCGGCATCCAGGCCATCACGGTCCCCGACCAGCGGCTCGAGCGCTACCGGCGCGGCACCGACTGGATCCGCGAGTACATCTTCCCGGGCGCCTTCTGCCCGCCGCTGGCGTCGATGGTGGACGCCATGCGCACGTCATCCGAACTGCAGGTGGAGGGCATCGAGAACATCGGCATCCACTACGCCACCACGCTCAGGGTGTGGCGCGAGCGCTTCATGGCCAACGCCGACCGCGTGCGCGGCCTGGGCTTCTCGGATGAGTTCATCCGCACGTGGGAGTTCTACCTCGCCTTCTGCGAGGCGGGGTTCCGCACGCGGGCGCTCGGAGACCTGCAGATGGTGATCAGCCGCCCATACAACGAGGCGCTGCCCACCACGCCGGAGCCCCGACTCAGCCTCTAG